The Fundidesulfovibrio magnetotacticus genome has a segment encoding these proteins:
- the argF gene encoding ornithine carbamoyltransferase: MPRKFLEIHDMTRAEAHAAVARAIWMKQAKYRSDLLEGRTVALIFEKASTRTRVSFEMAVRHLGGSTIYMTQHDSQLGRSEPVEDTIRVLSRYVDGLVMRTFEHSKLTRMWAKSSIPIVNALSDDFHPCQVLGDVMTMTERGANLEKTKVAWVGDGNNMANSWINAAAVFGFELALACPEGYDPMQGVLDAALAQGARVSLVRDTAQAVKGAHFVNTDVWASMGQESEAAERMKVFESYRVDAAAMALAAPGAKFMHCLPAHQGEEVTAEVFESPASIVWDQAENRLHIQKAILEWVYSGQESNVPYTLAEI, translated from the coding sequence ATGCCCAGAAAGTTCCTAGAAATCCACGACATGACCCGCGCCGAAGCGCACGCCGCCGTCGCCCGGGCCATCTGGATGAAACAGGCCAAGTACCGCTCCGATCTGCTGGAGGGGCGCACCGTCGCGCTCATCTTCGAGAAGGCGTCCACGCGCACCCGCGTCTCGTTCGAGATGGCGGTGCGTCACCTGGGCGGCTCCACCATCTACATGACGCAGCACGACTCCCAGCTGGGCCGCTCCGAGCCCGTGGAAGACACCATCCGCGTGCTTTCGCGCTACGTGGACGGCCTGGTGATGCGCACGTTCGAGCACTCCAAGCTCACCCGCATGTGGGCCAAGTCTTCCATACCCATCGTCAACGCGCTCTCGGACGACTTCCACCCCTGCCAGGTGCTGGGCGACGTGATGACCATGACCGAGCGCGGCGCCAACCTGGAGAAGACCAAGGTGGCCTGGGTGGGCGACGGCAACAACATGGCCAATTCCTGGATCAACGCCGCGGCCGTGTTCGGCTTCGAACTGGCCCTGGCCTGCCCCGAAGGCTACGACCCCATGCAGGGCGTGCTGGACGCCGCCCTGGCCCAGGGCGCGCGGGTCTCGCTCGTGCGCGACACGGCCCAGGCCGTGAAGGGCGCGCATTTCGTCAATACCGACGTGTGGGCCTCCATGGGCCAGGAGTCCGAGGCGGCCGAACGCATGAAGGTCTTCGAGTCCTACCGCGTGGACGCGGCGGCCATGGCCCTGGCCGCGCCCGGCGCGAAGTTCATGCACTGTCTGCCCGCCCACCAGGGCGAGGAAGTCACGGCGGAGGTCTTCGAATCCCCGGCGTCCATCGTCTGGGATCAGGCCGAGAACCGCCTGCACATCCAGAAGGCCATCCTGGAGTGGGTCTATTCCGGGCAGGAATCCAACGTTCCCTACACTCTCGCGGAGATCTAA
- the ybeY gene encoding rRNA maturation RNase YbeY: MRSTIWVEQGAFLDPTLPLSRSELTPLMERLMEALGLSGASVELRCVDDAEMARLNGEFLGLPGPTNILSFPAEDAERPDYLGELALGVDTLSREAALYGQEPREHLARLLAHGLLHLAGHEHGQVMDELTDLGVAALR; the protein is encoded by the coding sequence ATGCGTTCGACGATCTGGGTGGAGCAGGGCGCGTTCCTTGATCCAACCCTGCCGCTCTCCCGGTCTGAGTTGACGCCGCTCATGGAGCGCCTGATGGAGGCGCTGGGTCTTTCCGGCGCTTCGGTGGAGTTGCGCTGCGTGGACGACGCTGAGATGGCGCGGCTGAACGGGGAGTTCCTGGGGCTGCCGGGGCCCACGAACATCCTGTCGTTTCCCGCGGAGGACGCGGAGCGTCCCGACTACCTGGGCGAGCTGGCCCTGGGCGTGGACACCCTCTCGCGCGAGGCGGCGCTCTACGGGCAGGAGCCGCGCGAACACCTGGCGCGGCTCCTGGCGCACGGCCTGCTGCACCTGGCCGGGCACGAGCACGGCCAGGTGATGGACGAACTGACGGACCTGGGGGTGGCGGCCCTGCGCTAG
- a CDS encoding DUF6765 family protein: protein MQKDFHHAITYILSRWAGFGHQDAEIIAYAAQYVDDSTYMGTVRFDEGQMYLRTASAHDILDLRNADKAKDVRTWVPFHFLPGNCGVPRDQHCGKSFKERLICLANSPVAQDMLAECLRRKDSPHALHRLGITMHVYADTWAHQNFAGLDAEVNDASDLEVLKPSGYIDLMDELATKLPTKLGHAQVSSCPDLPYIEWEYSNWQGDKQPPIDNASRLADAADKMLSFMKQWRSSGQQPATQGLTTQERQFLINKFKEIQHKDADKRHAAWLEMIKLGTVPGISGVPLNYAKDGQNSWKFLALGTNNEQTIISNLLGFDPAFMASNWKLFHDALQFHRLYVLNELLPSYGICAA from the coding sequence ATGCAAAAAGACTTCCACCACGCCATCACCTACATCCTGTCCCGCTGGGCCGGGTTCGGCCATCAGGACGCCGAAATCATCGCCTATGCGGCCCAATACGTCGACGACTCGACGTACATGGGGACCGTCCGGTTCGATGAAGGGCAGATGTACCTGAGAACGGCTTCCGCCCACGATATCCTCGACTTGCGCAACGCCGACAAGGCCAAGGACGTGAGGACCTGGGTTCCGTTTCACTTTCTGCCTGGGAACTGCGGCGTCCCGCGCGACCAGCATTGCGGGAAGAGTTTCAAAGAGCGCCTGATTTGCCTGGCGAACAGCCCCGTGGCCCAAGACATGCTGGCCGAATGTCTGCGTCGCAAGGATTCACCGCACGCACTCCATCGCCTCGGCATCACCATGCACGTTTACGCGGACACCTGGGCTCACCAGAACTTCGCCGGACTGGACGCCGAGGTGAATGACGCATCGGATCTGGAAGTATTGAAACCGTCGGGATACATTGACCTGATGGATGAGCTTGCCACCAAGCTCCCGACAAAACTCGGACACGCTCAGGTCAGTTCATGTCCGGACCTCCCTTACATCGAATGGGAGTACAGCAACTGGCAAGGGGACAAACAGCCCCCTATAGACAATGCATCGCGTCTTGCCGATGCGGCCGACAAGATGCTGAGCTTCATGAAACAATGGAGGAGCAGCGGCCAACAACCGGCCACACAGGGGCTGACCACGCAAGAACGCCAGTTCCTGATCAACAAATTCAAAGAGATCCAGCACAAAGACGCCGACAAAAGACATGCAGCGTGGCTGGAAATGATCAAGCTCGGAACCGTACCCGGCATCAGCGGCGTGCCCCTCAACTACGCAAAGGATGGCCAGAACTCCTGGAAGTTCCTTGCCCTCGGCACCAATAACGAACAGACAATCATTTCTAACTTGCTCGGCTTCGATCCGGCATTCATGGCATCCAACTGGAAGCTATTCCACGACGCGCTCCAGTTCCACAGACTGTACGTGCTCAACGAACTCTTACCGTCATACGGCATCTGCGCGGCCTAG
- a CDS encoding methyltransferase produces the protein MHADPRILELALAPEASLDDLLALAGSRHPVRFESVCLGDMTLDLLQIADLSAYIDRLVETARPGERLVLPFWAKLWPASLPLAMLISRLRPGPGDRLVELGAGLGLCGLTGAKRGYRALITDIEPEALLFIRAAILKNGLDHTAKVGYLNIADARCDEQFEVIAMSEALYLPALHEPLAAFLAGHLSEAPGAQALISCDRCREAAPFFAQASKAFSIQRTQASCRSGEETQTSVLFRMQKKAHA, from the coding sequence ATGCACGCCGACCCGCGCATCCTGGAACTGGCCCTGGCCCCCGAGGCCTCCCTCGACGACCTGCTGGCCCTGGCCGGCTCCAGGCACCCCGTCCGTTTCGAAAGCGTCTGTCTGGGGGACATGACCCTGGACCTGCTCCAGATCGCAGACCTCTCCGCCTATATCGACCGCCTCGTGGAAACCGCCCGGCCAGGCGAAAGGCTCGTCCTGCCCTTCTGGGCCAAGCTCTGGCCCGCCTCGCTGCCCCTGGCGATGCTCATTTCCCGGCTCAGACCCGGGCCGGGGGACCGGCTCGTGGAGCTGGGCGCGGGCCTGGGCCTGTGCGGGCTCACGGGGGCCAAACGGGGCTACCGGGCGCTCATCACCGACATCGAACCCGAGGCCCTGCTCTTCATCCGCGCGGCCATCCTGAAAAACGGGCTAGACCATACCGCGAAGGTCGGGTATTTGAACATCGCCGACGCTCGTTGCGACGAGCAGTTCGAGGTCATCGCCATGTCCGAAGCCCTCTACCTTCCAGCCCTCCACGAGCCCCTGGCCGCCTTCCTGGCCGGACACCTGAGCGAAGCCCCCGGCGCGCAGGCCCTCATCTCCTGCGACCGCTGCCGCGAGGCCGCCCCCTTCTTCGCCCAGGCCAGCAAGGCCTTTTCCATCCAGCGCACACAGGCCTCCTGCCGCTCCGGCGAGGAGACCCAGACGAGCGTGCTCTTCCGCATGCAGAAAAAGGCCCATGCGTAA
- a CDS encoding PhoH family protein, producing MPRQSGFARKLEFDDPELARDLFGPHNANLAFVSEKTGVHANSRGAVLTLRGETVELIDQVAEAMVRLYGMLKKGVPVYPRDIEPVLGRISRDPDAPLAKVFEEDAFLVAPKKTITPRTFVQREYLGAIRSSDLTFGIGPAGTGKTYLAVAAAVGDLLARRVKRLILTRPAVEAGEKLGFLPGDLAEKVNPYLRPLYDALHDMLDYQRVAAMLAEGVIEVAPLAFMRGRTLNDAFIILDEAQNTTPEQMKMFLTRIGFGSKAVVTGDVTQVDLPRGAPSGLIEARRVLAGVQGLTFVTFTEEDVIRHPLVGRIVQAYERHTQPPEEA from the coding sequence ATGCCAAGACAGAGCGGCTTCGCCCGCAAGCTCGAATTCGACGACCCGGAGCTGGCCAGGGATCTCTTCGGCCCCCACAACGCCAACCTGGCCTTCGTCTCGGAAAAGACCGGCGTGCACGCCAACTCGCGCGGGGCCGTGCTTACCCTGCGCGGAGAGACCGTCGAACTCATCGACCAGGTGGCCGAGGCCATGGTGCGGCTCTACGGCATGCTCAAGAAGGGCGTGCCCGTCTACCCCCGCGACATCGAGCCCGTGCTCGGGCGCATCAGCCGCGACCCCGACGCCCCCCTGGCCAAGGTCTTCGAGGAAGACGCCTTCCTGGTGGCCCCCAAGAAGACCATCACCCCGCGAACCTTCGTCCAGCGCGAATACCTGGGCGCGATCCGCTCCAGCGACCTCACCTTCGGCATTGGCCCCGCGGGCACCGGCAAGACGTATCTGGCCGTGGCCGCCGCCGTGGGCGACCTCCTGGCGCGGCGCGTCAAACGCCTGATCCTCACCCGTCCGGCCGTGGAGGCGGGCGAGAAGCTGGGCTTCCTCCCGGGCGACCTGGCCGAAAAGGTCAACCCCTACCTGCGCCCCCTCTACGACGCCCTCCACGACATGCTCGACTACCAGCGCGTGGCCGCCATGCTGGCCGAAGGCGTCATCGAGGTGGCCCCCCTGGCCTTCATGCGCGGGCGTACGCTCAACGACGCCTTCATCATCCTCGACGAGGCCCAGAACACCACCCCCGAACAGATGAAGATGTTCTTGACGCGGATCGGCTTCGGGTCCAAAGCGGTGGTTACCGGGGACGTGACCCAGGTCGACCTGCCGCGCGGCGCGCCCTCGGGCCTCATCGAAGCCCGCCGCGTCCTCGCGGGCGTGCAGGGCCTTACGTTCGTCACCTTCACGGAGGAGGACGTGATCCGCCACCCCCTGGTGGGCCGGATCGTTCAAGCCTATGAACGGCATACTCAGCCGCCTGAAGAAGCCTAG
- a CDS encoding HD family phosphohydrolase — protein MNGILSRLKKPSCQAASKGCAPCLPGKPCESLSWGFYVFLAVILGASVLSSVRFSSPVKVFLAGEVASQDVTAEQTLRYEDREATKRKREQVSNNQPPVFDLSLDPFELLSKNVLGILALVKRNEEDQEKLRASISEDLNVEISRDTFSTWRSQEFQDVVTLQVLPWLREAYARGVAANPIMFAPYKQGVLLRELPSGMETLHLEGPAVLDMERLKEELDQLLRRDLKKNIRVRKAVFALTGPYLVPSIVYNQGLTQERKREIVESMEPVYASIHRGEMIVRQGERVTADQQSKLQALYAHRGSFLKPLAIPGTFLLSCLFFVLLHLSHGKKSGIRAVSNRDWLTLAAVTAFFVLLAKFVELARISEAHLPVFLKTGQVAFGLPVAGAAGVLAMFLPQALCSFAVLLLSYLVTNEVGGNLYLFSYYMLGGLVYASIIRDCETRQDVLRSILPLAALCVVSWLGIALVQDNAGELTLAGGVHAAFNAVFSLLLVLGLSPILELVFGYTSRFRLMELMNLEQPLLQELMVSAPGTYHHSVIVANMAEAAARAVGANALLAKVAALYHDIGKLKNPQYFIENLYGKENKHNKLSPSMSALILISHVKKGVELAREHKLGDEIASLIGQHHGMTLIAYFYHKAQEQAEAKGEEPVREEEFRYPGPKPQSKEAGIIMLADAIEASSRTLVDPTPSRIRGHIQSIMRKLYNEGELDGSELTLKDLTQASETFHKILTGIFHHRIEYPNLDKSKNKDKENGDKNAAPEKAA, from the coding sequence ATGAACGGCATACTCAGCCGCCTGAAGAAGCCTAGCTGCCAGGCCGCTTCCAAGGGCTGCGCCCCCTGCCTGCCCGGAAAACCCTGCGAGAGCCTCTCCTGGGGGTTCTATGTATTCCTGGCGGTCATCCTGGGCGCGAGCGTCCTTTCCTCCGTGCGCTTCTCCTCCCCGGTCAAGGTCTTCCTGGCCGGGGAGGTGGCCTCGCAGGACGTCACCGCCGAGCAGACCCTGCGCTACGAGGACCGCGAAGCCACCAAGCGCAAGCGCGAGCAGGTCTCCAACAACCAGCCGCCCGTCTTCGACCTGAGTCTCGATCCCTTCGAGCTGCTTTCCAAGAACGTCCTGGGCATCCTCGCCCTGGTCAAACGCAACGAGGAAGACCAGGAGAAGTTGCGTGCCTCCATCTCCGAGGACCTCAACGTCGAGATCTCCCGCGACACGTTCTCCACTTGGCGATCGCAGGAATTCCAGGACGTCGTGACCCTCCAGGTCCTTCCCTGGCTCAGGGAGGCCTACGCCAGGGGCGTGGCGGCCAACCCCATCATGTTCGCCCCCTACAAGCAGGGGGTGCTGCTGCGCGAGCTGCCCTCCGGCATGGAGACCCTCCACCTGGAAGGCCCCGCCGTGCTCGACATGGAACGCCTCAAGGAAGAACTCGACCAGCTCCTGCGGCGGGATCTCAAGAAGAACATCCGCGTGCGCAAGGCCGTCTTCGCCCTGACCGGGCCCTATCTCGTGCCCAGCATCGTCTACAACCAGGGCCTCACCCAGGAGCGCAAACGCGAGATCGTCGAGTCCATGGAGCCCGTCTACGCCAGCATCCACCGAGGCGAGATGATCGTACGCCAGGGCGAACGCGTCACCGCCGACCAGCAGAGCAAGCTCCAGGCCCTCTACGCCCACAGGGGCAGCTTCCTCAAACCCCTGGCCATCCCCGGCACCTTCCTGCTCTCCTGCCTCTTCTTTGTGCTCCTGCACCTCTCCCACGGCAAAAAATCCGGCATCCGCGCCGTCTCCAACCGCGACTGGCTCACCCTGGCCGCCGTCACCGCCTTTTTCGTGCTTCTGGCCAAGTTCGTGGAACTGGCGCGCATCTCCGAGGCGCACCTCCCCGTCTTCCTCAAGACCGGACAGGTGGCCTTCGGCCTGCCCGTGGCCGGAGCCGCAGGCGTGCTCGCCATGTTCCTCCCGCAGGCCCTGTGCTCCTTCGCCGTGCTCCTGCTCTCCTATCTGGTCACCAACGAGGTGGGCGGGAATCTCTATCTTTTCAGCTATTACATGCTGGGCGGGCTGGTCTACGCGAGCATCATCCGCGACTGCGAAACCCGCCAGGACGTGTTGCGCTCCATCCTGCCCCTGGCCGCCCTCTGCGTGGTCTCCTGGCTGGGCATCGCCCTCGTCCAGGACAACGCCGGAGAGCTCACCCTGGCCGGCGGCGTCCACGCCGCCTTCAACGCCGTCTTCTCCCTGCTCCTGGTGCTGGGGTTGAGCCCCATCCTGGAGCTTGTCTTCGGCTACACCTCGCGCTTCAGGCTCATGGAACTCATGAACCTGGAACAGCCGCTGCTCCAGGAACTCATGGTCTCGGCCCCGGGCACCTACCACCACTCCGTCATCGTGGCCAACATGGCCGAGGCCGCAGCGCGCGCCGTGGGGGCCAATGCGCTGCTGGCCAAGGTGGCCGCCCTCTATCACGACATCGGAAAACTCAAGAATCCCCAGTATTTCATCGAGAATCTCTACGGCAAGGAAAACAAGCACAACAAGCTCTCGCCCTCCATGAGCGCCCTCATCCTCATCTCCCACGTCAAGAAGGGCGTGGAACTGGCGCGCGAGCACAAGCTGGGCGACGAGATCGCAAGCCTCATCGGACAGCACCACGGCATGACCCTCATCGCCTACTTCTACCACAAGGCCCAGGAACAGGCCGAAGCCAAAGGCGAAGAACCCGTGCGCGAGGAAGAGTTCCGCTACCCGGGACCCAAGCCCCAGTCCAAAGAGGCGGGCATCATCATGCTTGCCGACGCCATCGAGGCCTCCAGCCGCACCCTCGTGGACCCCACCCCCAGCCGCATCCGGGGGCATATCCAGTCCATCATGCGCAAGCTCTACAACGAGGGCGAACTCGACGGCTCCGAACTGACCCTCAAGGACCTCACCCAGGCCTCCGAAACCTTCCACAAGATCCTCACCGGCATCTTCCACCACCGCATCGAATACCCCAACCTCGACAAGTCCAAAAACAAGGACAAAGAGAACGGCGACAAGAACGCCGCGCCCGAAAAAGCGGCGTAG
- a CDS encoding NFACT RNA binding domain-containing protein gives MDAAFFRFLGPELAGLLQGVRFDTVYGPAPGFWTLAFTPPVLPGPDPSPACRFLLLRVHTRLGLLFPCDAKPPNPATPDARVMWLRKRLKGRKVLGGQGDWPRRRLALELSPGEGRFLLLSMEDDPVVLERLPEGFGEAPRWDGPDRALADPACPRSLRRALLREEALDRAELLEDFLAGRARGFHLAEESPSSEGPLPWPASRQSLRLPTALAAAVAHGRPVFFAALAPADDEPTRLEQRKKKRLEHLERDRKRLDSLTGRQAFGEAVAANLSRLDPRARTGPLTLEHPALGPLEVPMDPGLTVIENMEAFFRKAAKGRRGLAHVERMEGETLRGELPPQRPRAQGPARPASATIPPKDPDLHRFRSSDGFLILRGRNAKANHRLLTSLASPFDYWLHAEGGPGAHVILKRDSPHQEPPEATLREAAALAARASWRSGEAHAAVLLARVADVRAIKGAAAGRVRVDVARTLFVDPSACREETLAEGA, from the coding sequence ATGGACGCCGCCTTCTTCCGGTTTCTGGGGCCCGAACTCGCGGGGCTCCTGCAGGGCGTCCGCTTCGATACCGTCTACGGCCCCGCCCCGGGGTTCTGGACTCTCGCTTTCACGCCTCCCGTCCTTCCCGGGCCGGACCCGTCGCCCGCCTGCCGTTTCCTGCTCCTGCGCGTCCACACCCGCCTGGGCCTGCTCTTCCCCTGCGACGCCAAGCCCCCCAACCCCGCCACGCCGGACGCCCGGGTGATGTGGCTGCGCAAGCGCCTCAAGGGCCGCAAGGTCCTGGGCGGTCAGGGCGACTGGCCCCGCAGGCGGCTCGCCCTGGAACTCTCCCCCGGCGAGGGCCGCTTCCTCCTCCTCTCCATGGAGGACGACCCCGTGGTGCTGGAACGCCTGCCCGAGGGTTTCGGCGAGGCCCCGCGCTGGGACGGACCCGACCGGGCCCTGGCCGACCCCGCCTGTCCGCGCAGCCTGCGCCGCGCCCTGCTGCGCGAGGAGGCCCTGGACCGCGCCGAACTGCTGGAAGACTTCCTGGCCGGCCGCGCGAGAGGCTTCCATCTGGCGGAGGAATCCCCTTCCAGCGAGGGGCCGCTGCCCTGGCCCGCCTCGCGCCAGTCCCTGCGCCTGCCCACGGCCCTGGCCGCCGCCGTGGCCCACGGCCGCCCCGTGTTCTTCGCGGCCCTGGCCCCGGCCGACGACGAGCCGACCCGCCTGGAGCAGCGGAAGAAGAAGCGGCTGGAACACCTGGAGCGCGACCGCAAGCGCCTGGATTCCCTCACTGGTCGCCAGGCGTTCGGCGAGGCCGTGGCCGCCAACCTTTCCCGGCTCGACCCCCGCGCCCGGACAGGCCCCCTGACCCTGGAACATCCCGCGCTCGGCCCTCTGGAAGTGCCCATGGACCCGGGGCTCACGGTGATCGAGAACATGGAGGCCTTCTTCCGCAAGGCCGCCAAGGGGCGGCGCGGCCTGGCCCACGTGGAGCGCATGGAGGGCGAGACCCTGCGCGGCGAGCTGCCCCCCCAGCGCCCGCGCGCCCAAGGCCCGGCCCGGCCCGCGTCGGCCACGATCCCCCCGAAGGACCCGGACCTGCACCGCTTTCGATCCTCCGACGGGTTCCTCATTTTGCGCGGGCGCAACGCCAAGGCCAACCACCGGCTCCTGACTTCCCTGGCAAGCCCCTTCGACTACTGGCTCCACGCCGAGGGCGGGCCCGGCGCGCACGTGATCCTCAAACGCGACTCGCCCCACCAGGAGCCCCCCGAGGCCACGCTGCGCGAGGCGGCGGCCCTGGCGGCCCGCGCCTCCTGGCGCTCCGGCGAGGCCCACGCCGCCGTGCTGCTGGCCCGCGTGGCCGACGTGCGCGCCATCAAGGGAGCGGCGGCGGGCCGCGTGCGCGTGGACGTGGCCCGCACCCTCTTCGTGGACCCCTCGGCGTGCCGGGAGGAGACGCTGGCCGAGGGCGCTTGA
- the dksA gene encoding RNA polymerase-binding protein DksA, translating into MDQKDLDFFRHYLNDSLQDILKKGEETIEDMTDTVEVYADPADRATAESDRAFTLRLRDRERKLIRKIQEAIERIEDGTYGICEECGEDISVPRLKARPVTTLCIKCKARQEADEDLRGE; encoded by the coding sequence ATGGACCAGAAGGATCTTGACTTCTTCCGCCACTATCTGAACGACTCCCTGCAGGACATCCTCAAGAAGGGCGAAGAGACCATCGAGGACATGACCGACACCGTGGAGGTCTACGCCGACCCCGCGGACCGCGCAACGGCCGAGTCCGACCGCGCCTTCACCCTGCGCCTGCGCGACCGCGAACGCAAACTCATCCGCAAGATCCAGGAAGCCATCGAGCGCATCGAGGACGGCACCTACGGCATCTGCGAAGAGTGCGGCGAGGACATCAGCGTGCCCCGGCTCAAGGCCCGCCCCGTCACCACCCTGTGCATCAAGTGCAAGGCCCGCCAGGAGGCCGACGAGGACCTGAGGGGCGAATAG
- a CDS encoding methyl-accepting chemotaxis protein, whose product MSLKRKLQVLSLFTVLLVSGLWIPAWMGLDDALLLASGSPQLAAKLAAFKSCALWSGVAATLLALAAGAFTGLGLTGRVGRVLAVMEQAEKGDLNARYEAHGADEIDRIGQEVNTLLGRVRELFAQAREHEDQAAENARQCQLAMDHAAQARQRAEAARRQGMGGAAGTLKSVVGEIQHVAGNLSQEVDKTSEGAHRQAEMVSQAAQAVEQMDQAVLESARNASGAAELAGKARECAERGARVVDGVVGSITGAYERTLELKGVVEDLGGRASAIGAIMTVISDIADQTNLLALNAAIEAARAGEAGRGFAVVADEVRKLAEKTMGATREVGQVIEAIQSGAREAVSGMESAASEVEKATGQARQSGEALKEIVSFVDATAGQVSSIAAAAEQQSAASNQIGRSVGAVRDISADTLRGMELCEKGLDTLIEQVGELANLNSVFTLLGQGTVQELVERIATSDELASMDRGRMEQALRQALAANPFVELAYITDARGVQVVNNIPQAGFDAQYDGTGFGKNWSTRPWFKGAMAQKDIYISEVYVSSASQQPCITVSRPVENREGAVLGVLGLDVKLG is encoded by the coding sequence ATGTCGCTCAAGCGGAAGCTGCAGGTTCTCTCGTTGTTCACGGTCCTGCTGGTGTCGGGGCTCTGGATTCCCGCCTGGATGGGGCTTGACGATGCGCTGCTCCTCGCCTCGGGCTCGCCACAGCTCGCGGCCAAGCTGGCCGCGTTCAAGTCGTGCGCGTTGTGGTCGGGCGTCGCGGCCACGCTCCTGGCCCTCGCGGCGGGCGCGTTCACCGGGCTCGGTCTCACCGGGCGGGTGGGGCGCGTGCTCGCCGTGATGGAACAGGCCGAAAAGGGCGACCTGAACGCCCGCTACGAGGCCCACGGAGCGGACGAGATCGACCGCATCGGCCAGGAGGTGAACACCCTCCTCGGGCGCGTGCGCGAACTCTTCGCCCAGGCCCGCGAGCACGAGGACCAGGCCGCCGAAAACGCCCGCCAGTGCCAGCTGGCCATGGACCACGCCGCCCAGGCCCGCCAGCGCGCCGAGGCCGCACGCCGCCAGGGCATGGGCGGGGCCGCCGGCACGCTCAAGAGCGTGGTGGGCGAAATCCAGCACGTGGCCGGCAACCTCTCCCAGGAAGTGGACAAGACCTCCGAAGGCGCGCACCGCCAGGCCGAGATGGTCTCCCAGGCCGCCCAGGCCGTGGAACAGATGGATCAGGCCGTGCTGGAATCGGCCCGCAACGCCTCCGGGGCCGCCGAGCTGGCGGGCAAGGCGCGCGAGTGCGCCGAGCGCGGCGCGCGCGTGGTGGACGGCGTGGTGGGTTCCATCACCGGGGCCTACGAGCGCACCCTGGAGCTCAAGGGCGTGGTGGAAGACCTGGGCGGGCGCGCCAGCGCCATCGGGGCCATCATGACCGTGATCTCCGACATCGCGGACCAGACCAACCTGCTGGCCCTCAACGCCGCCATCGAGGCCGCCCGCGCGGGCGAGGCGGGCAGGGGCTTCGCGGTGGTGGCCGACGAGGTGCGCAAGCTCGCCGAAAAGACCATGGGCGCCACCCGCGAGGTGGGCCAGGTGATCGAGGCCATCCAGTCGGGCGCGCGCGAGGCGGTGTCGGGCATGGAGAGCGCGGCCTCCGAGGTGGAGAAGGCCACCGGCCAGGCCCGCCAGTCCGGCGAGGCGCTCAAAGAGATAGTATCCTTCGTGGACGCCACGGCGGGCCAGGTCAGCTCCATCGCGGCGGCGGCCGAACAGCAGTCCGCCGCCAGCAACCAGATCGGGCGCTCCGTGGGCGCGGTGCGCGACATTTCCGCCGACACCCTGCGCGGCATGGAGCTCTGCGAGAAGGGCCTGGACACCCTGATCGAACAGGTGGGGGAGCTTGCCAACCTCAACAGCGTGTTTACCCTGCTTGGGCAGGGAACCGTCCAAGAACTGGTGGAACGGATCGCCACCTCCGACGAACTGGCCTCCATGGACCGGGGCCGCATGGAGCAGGCCCTGCGCCAGGCTCTGGCCGCCAACCCCTTCGTGGAGCTGGCCTACATCACGGACGCCCGTGGCGTGCAGGTGGTGAACAACATCCCCCAGGCGGGTTTCGACGCCCAGTACGACGGCACGGGGTTCGGCAAGAACTGGAGCACGCGCCCCTGGTTCAAGGGGGCCATGGCCCAGAAAGACATCTACATTTCCGAGGTCTACGTCTCCTCGGCCTCCCAGCAGCCCTGCATCACCGTGAGCCGCCCGGTGGAAAACCGGGAAGGAGCGGTGCTGGGCGTGCTGGGCCTGGACGTGAAGCTCGGCTGA